One Watersipora subatra chromosome 4, tzWatSuba1.1, whole genome shotgun sequence genomic window carries:
- the LOC137394001 gene encoding uncharacterized protein → MASGYQFLAPKPLAEVDLPAEWEACKKDFTHLLAAIDKDKADDKVKIALLLRTIGERRKDIYKTFTYATGKSKNVFADVLENFDSFCKPRRSLFNSRDHFLNCKQNHATIDEYLTELKKRARHCEFGERTETQCDSLFVECVNSSQPNPTDWTTDIEINNTTVSMLLDTGAEGNTLPVQIVSQMNLPVQLCSTTLYSYSGDHLVPSGQVTATARINDKSLLLKFMVVPEGRRAVLGGETCVNLGLLAKLNQIYSTTSKTDSNNHLKDYSDVFDGLGCIEAEYSIKINTIYTPVVHAPRVIPEPVQDKVIEELRQIESQSIIVKVTEPTDWVNSLVLVKKPDGSIRICIDPTIAAIERLLESLDGAAVIMNSILIYAETLEEHIKRLKANRVKPDSCNVSVIHNLEPPTDKKEVQRIIGMVNYLTKFVPNLCEHLGELRMMTEKVSGFIWTQQQDKNFRKIKDAISSTPVLKYYDVTIPVLITADSKKSTIGAAILQDGRPVAYASKALKSTEKDWFQIEKEIGFIEYWKLNNTTSSTVTARVKSIFARQGISLKVKNKNTSAFPRGSKENKSTLTRHICWSPSSKELKGLKGARDLTPLRPGDHIRKDFDIRTHISMDIPNELEESQPSTAHVNGGDIGHNSDTVPACSNPNTAATPAQPARKRDVLKLSTLCTLVLVS, encoded by the exons ATGGCTAGTGGATATCAGTTCTTGGCTCCTAAGCCATTGGCAGAAGTAGATTTGCCAGCAGAATGGGAGGCTTGCAAAAAAGACTTTACACATTTGTTGGCAGCTATTGACAAGGATAAAGCTGATGACAAAGTCAAGATAGCACTGTTATTGCGGACTATTGGTGAGAGACGCAAAGACATCTACAAAACATTCACGTATGCAACTGGCAAAAGTAAAAACGTATTTGCTGATGTACTGGAGAATTTTGACAGCTTTTGCAAGCCAAGGCGTAGTCTGTTTAACTCAAGAGACCATTTTCTCAACTGCAAGCAAAATCATGCTACTATAGATGAATATCTGACTGAGTTGAAGAAAAGAGCACGCCATTGTGAGTTTGGTGAGCGGACCGAAAC CCAATGTGACTCTTTGTTTGTTGAGTGTGTGAATAGTTCTCAACCTAACCCAACAGACTGGACTACGGACATTGAGATCAATAACACAACAGTTTCAATGCTGCTAGATACAGGAGCAGAGGGCAATACACTTCCGGTACAAATAGTAAGCCAGATGAACCTACCAGTGCAACTTTGCAGCACCACTTTATATTCCTACTCTGGTGATCACCTTGTGCCATCAGGACAGGTTACAGCTACCGCTAGAATAAATGACAAAAGCTTACTTCTGAAGTTTATGGTTGTGCCAGAAGGTAGAAGAGCTGTTTTAGGTGGTGAAACATGTGTTAATCTAGGACTGTTGGCTAAACTCAACCAAATATACTCTACTACAAGTAAAACGGACAGTAACAATCATCTTAAGGATTACTCAGATGTATTTGATGGACTAGGCTGTATTGAGGCTGAgtattctataaaaataaatactatctACACTCCTGTTGTACACGCTCCAAGAGTGATACCCGAACCAGTTCAAGATAAAGTTATAGAAGAGCTTAGACAAATCGAATCACAGAGTATCATTGTCAAAGTAACTGAGCCAACTGACTGGGTCAATAGCTTAGTGCTGGTCAAGAAACCTGATGGTAGCATTAGGATTTGTATTGACCCAACAATC GCTGCGATAGAGAGGCTACTCGAAAGTCTGGATGGTGCGGCAGTGATCATGAATAGCATACTGATATATGCCGAGACTCTTGAAGAACACATTAAgagacttaaag CTAACAGAGTAAAACCCGATTCGTGCAATGTTTCTGTCATACACAATCTGGAACCTCCAACAGACAAGAAagaagtgcagagaataataGGTATGGTTAACTATCTCACAAAGTTTGTGCCAAATCTTTGCGAGCATTTAGGTGAGCTGCGAATGATGACTGAGAAAGTCTCTGGCTTTATTTGGACTCAACAGCAGGATAAGAACTTCAGAAAAATCAAGGATGCAATTTCCTCAACGCCTGTTTTGAAGTACTACGATGTCACAATTCCTGTTCTCATTACAGCTGACTCTAAAAAGTCAACTATTGGGGCAGCAATCCTTCAAGACGGAAGACCAGTGGCATATGCCTccaaagctcttaaaagcacaGAAAAAGATTGGTTTCAGATAGAGAAAGAAAT TGGATTTATTGAGTACTGGAAGCTGAACAATACAACTAGTTCGACTGTAACAGCTCGTGTCAAGTCAATCTTTGCTAGACAAGGGATATCTCTCAAAGTG AAGAACAAGAACACTTCTGCCTTCCCCAGAGGTAGCAAGGAAAACAAGTCAACATTAACCAGGCACATATGTTGGTCTCCAAGCAGCAAAGAGCTTAAAGGTCTTAAAGGTGCTCGAGACCTCACACCTTTAAGACCTGGAGACCAT ATTAGAAAGGACTTTGATATCAGAACACATATATCTATGGATATTCCCAATGAACTAGAAGAGTCTCAGCCAAGCACAGCACACGTAAATGGTGGAGATATCGGACATAACAGTGACACTGTACCCGCTTGTTCAAATCCAAACACTGCTGCCACACCAGCTCAACCAGCCAG AAAGAGAGATGTGTTGAAGTTGTCTACACTATGTACTCTGGTTTTAGTTAGCTAA